In Electrophorus electricus isolate fEleEle1 chromosome 10, fEleEle1.pri, whole genome shotgun sequence, the genomic window gtaaatatgttgcattGTGTTCACCTCCGTCTCCCTCTGTGTTTACAGAGACTGTCatgcacaatacacaataaCTCCTTTCCAATGATGTCATCTGAATTTTTGCATctttggtttgtgtttatttgcataaagTGAGATTAAATCATTCTTATCTGATTTTAAATTGCAAATTATGTTGgctaatctttctctctctcatcatttaAGCACTTATTTGGGTGAATTGTTAGACATGAGCATGAAATAAGCCATGATAGTTCCGAAGGTCTAGCGCATGGGAGCTCTCCTCCCTTGCAGGAGTAAGGAATGcagaaaatctctctctctctctctctctctctctctctctctctctctctctctctctctctctctctctctctctctctctctctctctctctctctctctctctctctctctctctccctccctccctccctccctccctccctccctccctccccaggGACTCATATTCATCATATAAAGGAACTCTTTCCAGTGATATCTaaatttcttttctcttcctgtcaTGTAATTCCCTGCCATGTGTTGATGCACCCTCGTCTTCCTGTCCCTTTTGTTGATGTTATGAGACAGGTCAGCCACTAGAGAGCACTGTTACGCCTTGAGTTGCTAAAgttgggaggtttttttttgttttgtttttttgtttttttaaacctaatGTTTGTCTTGAACACAGTAGTAGTTATGGTTCTAGTGCTACCCAGTCCCAGACCTATCCAATTCTAAGATCAGAGTGGGTCTTTATACCTGGTTACCAGAACTGTGCCCTCTCCCTAATGTTTCAGAAGCATGAGAGAATAGAGAATTTCCCAGGGGAGACACAAAGCACCAGGTGTCGTTAAACAAATGTCTTTGGAGTCACTCTAAGATAAGGAGTTCTCTCAGGAAACATGCAAAATATCTTGTCATAAATCCATCATGTGAGTTGTACCTATCCTGATGTAAGACACACCTAAGTCTGGCCCTTCTGTAGCCAACCAATCCTTACCTGTTCCCTGTATTGGCCTAGAAGGGCTCCCAGGGGTATTTCCACCTGTGTTCTTGTGCGCCACCTCTGCTGTACCCTGCTGCCGTCAGGGCGTTGCCTCTGCTGCGCCCTGTTCCCAAGACGACGATGCATCTCTCTGGACCTGCCAGCCACCGCACCTACATGACCTGCTGGCCAGTCCCTAGCTCTTGCTGTCTGAAACACATCTATAACTTTACATAAACATTgataaaataaagttaattttacaaacaaacTAATAGTATTAACAAATATATAGTGCCACAactgttagcattagctagTGCTATCataattcttttcttttgcagTTTTGTCACAAACAGTTGGTATTGATCCCCCTTGTAGTAAAGGTTTCAGGGCTAGTTCTGTTTTGCAATGTACATTTggaaaaaacaatcaaatacaAAGTGGTTAGTATACATGTACAGGTTATTGCTGATTGTATCCATTATTTCCATCAATAAACAAGCTTTATCCACTCAGCTCTGCTGAGGCTggggcatttttttttgtgctggtCTTTTCAGCCAACAACAGAGCAGAGGCAAAAAAGGAGCACTTTCACAAAAGTAGTTTTCAAGACATGGGTGGGGTGTTATAATTCTAGTGGCTCCCTTAGTGACATGTACAAAGGAGCTAAATTAGTTTTTCTCATGTAGGCAGtccacagaaaaaaagacaggatTCTTTTATATCACAGTATGTGGGTTGGTAGATACTCCAGTTCTCCAAAGTATGTGCACTGGAAGTCGCTAAATGATGCTAGAAGATGCAATTAGCTGATTGTGTCACGTCACTGTATAATTTTTGCACGCTGTCGGTGTCAGATGGTGTCAACCCTTTACATCTGGTTGCATCTCTCCTACTCACATATAGAGCCGAATTACTAATAAATATgttctcattatatatatatatatatataattttttctgattctgtgaaaacagaaataatgtttaaaacacGGCCCATAAGAGTGCATGTTATACCGCTTTACTTCCAAGCCATTTCCAAGTTGCTCTGCACAGCTAAAATTCAGATTTTACTCGTGAGCACAATAATGGACAGGGAATCCATAAGACCAGATGGTGCAGTACCTGTGGGTGCCACCACGTAGAGCAGTGAAGCTGACAGTGTCTCCCAGTTTATTTTCGATACATATGTTGAGAATgagaatgttttggttttttttctctgccatttgtttgttttctgagcaTTTATCAGTTAGGAGgtattactgcactgtgttactGGCCACAGTGACCACAAAGATAATAATTtccctaattttattttacattttgattttagaTGGCCTTCCTGTAGTAATTAACTCTCCTTATAATTAAAATTTTCCCAGCAGTTGGAGGAAAAGACTGAATACACAGGAACTGGGCATTTTATTGTGCTACCAGTGCATGTGGAATCTAAGTGCCCCAAATCCActcacaaaaaaaccccaaaacaataAGCATACAATATAATGTCACGTTCATATATTGATGGAatatttacagatattacaGAGTACGATTATGTAGGTTAGTCTAATAATTGCACAGGCCACGTTTATCTTTCAGCTATGTGACAGCAGCGTGGCGTGCTTTGCCCAGTAGGGACTGACCTATCTGACGAATGAACTCTGATGACGCTGGAAAGCCGGAAGAGAAACATCGCGGAGAGGCGCGAGCTGCTGTGCAAGCTTGAGGTCTAAACAGCACATCGCTAGCTGGTTGTCTTCGTTTTTGCCGTACTTCGACTTTCCCCTAAAGTAGTTTTCTTTTCGATCACGGGTGCTTCCTACACTGCGGACTGTCGTTAACTACGATAGTGTGTTTCCTCGCCAGTATTTATGCAACGGTAGTATTGCTACTTGCAGACGATAGCGTTTTGTCTAGATGATtggctagccagctagctcACTGAGGTAACCCAAGATTTTCAGTTTGCGGTAGCATAGCTAAAATATTGTCGCTTTCTTATCGACGTTATGCGGGATATCTATTCGTGACACGAAATCTGGAATTTTGATGTTTTGTAGAAATCTAGAATGTAGTTAGTTATCCAGTAGGTTACTTGGTTAACAAACGCTCTTCCAACTACATAGCTAGCTCAACTAGCTAGCTGTTATGTTAGCTCTTTGTTCACTAGTCTGTTAGGTTACTATTACTATTCGACAACGTTAACTGGTCTCAGTAACATTATGTATATTCACGAAATAGATTAGAATTTACTATTGTCACGCTGATACAGAGAAGAGCATGCAAAAACAACGCGTACAATAAATTTCTATTGATCCTCTCATTTTCATATCAAGTTATGTCTTCAGAATTAACTATTGACATTCAGCTAACAGAGTTGGGATTTTCAAGCTGGGATTTCGAGCTGTTAGAACAGAAAGAAACACCTGACACAAACAGTTCACCTTCAAATCCTGATCCTTGTGCTACAGCAACATCCTGGTCTCCCGTGCCGACAGAAAGCCACGTGGATGAGGAAACGGGGCTTTTAGGGGGTCAAAATACGCATGGTGTCTTTCAGAGCCCCTCTCCAGGAAGTCATGACACTTGGATTAAGGGTGATAAAACTCAGACGGACACCGCGTCCACCACTACAGGGGGATACAGCAATATTGTTTGCGATGAAAAAGGTGCATGTGcaggaggaaagaaaagaaagggagcagatgatgatgatgaaagtGATGAGAATCCAAACACagaagatggaaagagaaaaatgcacGAAGGGGACACGAGTATAAGAAGCTCAAAGAGAAATCTGATAACCAATCTTGATGTGCAtaatgaagaggaagatgataTCGATTATGATTTGACAGAAGATGAAgaagggaatttttttttttcttcaggtaAGGGAATTTGTATTTACACTCAGTTATTGTAATTTTACTTGTAACAGGCAAAGTATAATGAACCCTAAAATTGATGTTTTAATTGCAAATGAACATCCTTTGATTTCATTGGTCTGactgacaataaaaaaattaaggaTGTTAATTAGTGCTGCAAAATATAGTAATGCTGCAGTTGCTACAGTTCTACCTAGTAGTGAACCATATGTCCCATTTCTAAATGTATTATATTGACTACAAATCATATAACCTGTGCAACTCTAACTtgaatatctttttaaaatgtacaattccagttcATGGGTGcgttgactggatgtaaaagctgtacAAGTCTAActtcattcgttcattcattcttGCTAATAAGTCAGTTCTCGTTTAGGTGCCTGACTAAcagaattatttacattatcTGTAAAACGTATGCAATTTTGGTCTAATTGTTGAGTTTTGTAGCTAAGGATAACACCAGGCATCCAAGGCATTATTTGAAACTCTGATGTTCTTaagtaatagtaataaaatgacaaattctgAAATATCTTTACACTGGATGTTTTGCTTAGTTAAATGTTTAACATCTGGGGATTGCTAATTTGATATATGGAATACATTAACCTAAACCCTTTGTGCATGGCAGTTGTAACTCAGTTTGGTTTCTTTGTATTAGTGAAGACTTGATTTATTGaaagaataaaatgattaaCTTGCTGcatcatcctctctctcttttcagatCAGAAGGGCTCAGAACAGCATCGTTGCCATGTGTGTAATCTCACCTTCTCCACGCCATTCCTCCTCCAGGAACACTTGCATCTACATACAGGTGTGCGGCCCTACTGTTGTGCCGAATGTGGCAAGCAGTTCTGCCACCTGGTGAACTATCGTGCACACCTACGCTCCCACGCACAAGTGGCTTCTGTCCACTGCGTCATTTGTACAGCTACGTTTGCAACAAAGGAGGACCTCCAGAAGCATCTGGACACCAACCACTTTGAGGACGAGTTTTACCAGTGTGATTTCTGCAAACGAATCTTCAGTAGCATGCAGGAGTGCAAAAAGCATGTGCAACAGCACAAACAACAAACGAAAGGCCACCATTACCCCAATTGCGACTGCAGTTTCTGCCGTCAAACCTCGGAGAAGGGTGTTTTCATTTGCACAGACTGTGGCCAGGCATTCTCTAAAAAGGTTTCCCTGCTGCGCCACAGCTTCCATCACCTGGGCCTTCTGCCGTACACCTGCGTGCGCTGCAAACGCCACTTCCGCCTGCCATCGCTCTACAGCAGGCATGAGTGCAAGCCGGAGCACATCCAGTGTGTGGCCTGCCTGGTCATCTTCCAGAGTCAAGGTGATTTTGAGAAGCACAAGATGGACACGGGGTGCTGGGGTCATCAGACAGCCTCACCTGCAAAGACTAATGATATTCGGTGCATGGAGTGTGGCCAAGTCTTTGACAGCTCAGAGGAACTGAAGAAGCATGCTGGGACCCATCAGAGGGTGATGAGGTGCTCCGAATGTGGAATGGGTTTTCGCTCTTCGCTCATGCTCATGTCACACATGGGGGGGCACGCAGCTCAACGGCCTTGCCTCTGCAAGGATTGTGGCCTGGGCTTCTCTCATCAGCAGGCTTTCGACAGCCACCTGAAAACATGTGGGGTCATGACCCCACCAGAGGTAAATATAGTTATTCTTAGATATTgcaatatattgtttatttcctttttaccATTTTGAAACTCTGAGAGCTG contains:
- the wu:fe05a04 gene encoding zinc finger protein 628, translated to MSSELTIDIQLTELGFSSWDFELLEQKETPDTNSSPSNPDPCATATSWSPVPTESHVDEETGLLGGQNTHGVFQSPSPGSHDTWIKGDKTQTDTASTTTGGYSNIVCDEKGACAGGKKRKGADDDDESDENPNTEDGKRKMHEGDTSIRSSKRNLITNLDVHNEEEDDIDYDLTEDEEGNFFFSSDQKGSEQHRCHVCNLTFSTPFLLQEHLHLHTGVRPYCCAECGKQFCHLVNYRAHLRSHAQVASVHCVICTATFATKEDLQKHLDTNHFEDEFYQCDFCKRIFSSMQECKKHVQQHKQQTKGHHYPNCDCSFCRQTSEKGVFICTDCGQAFSKKVSLLRHSFHHLGLLPYTCVRCKRHFRLPSLYSRHECKPEHIQCVACLVIFQSQGDFEKHKMDTGCWGHQTASPAKTNDIRCMECGQVFDSSEELKKHAGTHQRVMRCSECGMGFRSSLMLMSHMGGHAAQRPCLCKDCGLGFSHQQAFDSHLKTCGVMTPPEGAMKKPKPMSKKKKSTIAPKSKDLQIVTQETQKDIPQQMHPVPLVNNQTKSSKGMWTLTLDKKPLPGVPLVMFLPVPATPTSECTQNPPNLVASPEVSDKSLSSPHANNIPVTSTSNAVSAGSDKSVLLQSIKAPGANILIPLTTEDNKMRWTVLHEQSVSSPVMIRTAAKEKAVCAFESKQTLNISQLNTKNEPNKNVLSSLEILNTMQNKACVDEIKPHQQRLSTSGLCNPVTPVCLVKVMRQTGDDCTTQIESRLENGNSILETVEMRSGALLKVENNFLSAAIMGPYSPGFGSSENKSGIKKEPCEEH